A window from Megalobrama amblycephala isolate DHTTF-2021 linkage group LG9, ASM1881202v1, whole genome shotgun sequence encodes these proteins:
- the LOC125276124 gene encoding E3 ubiquitin-protein ligase TRIM39-like isoform X2: MSSSSGPLTEELQCSICLDVFTDPVTTPCGHNFCKTCLNKCWDNSQTCNCPNCKETFKIRPDLKINTTLREVVDHYRKKSPEKKPEVLKKPEVLCDFCEERKLKALKSCLVCQSSYCETHLEPHLKVAGLKKHRLINPVRNLEDYICQKHERPLELFCRDDQTCVCLFCTEGLHKNHNTVPVEEESEEKKTQLMKTQKDVQQMIQDRIKKIQDVKHSAEVRKRNTEKEKALRVELFTDLIRSIERCQTELLEMMEEQQKAAEKQEEELIEELEQEITELKMRNTELEQLSHTEDHLHLLQIYSSLCSSRNTRNWSEISVKTDESLETVRRALTQLQDTLQEKLTLTDLKRMQQYEVDVTLDPDTAHPELILSDDGKQVRHGDIRQKLPDKPERFDRYLIVLGKEGFSSGRFYFEVQVKEKTAWTLGVARESVDRKGEFKLSPSDGFWTVALRNENEYLACDDSPVSLCLSVKPQRVGVFVDYEEGLVSFYDVESSSHIYSFTGQSLTEKLYPFFSPEPNVGGKNSTPLIITPVNHNK; the protein is encoded by the exons ATGTCATCCTCCAGCGGTCCACTGACGGAGGAGCTTCAGTGCTCGATATGTCTGGACGTGTTCACTGATCCAGTCACCACTCCATGTGGACATAACTTCTGCAAGACCTGTCTGAATAAGTGCTGGGACAACAGCCAGACCTGCAACTGTCCaaattgtaaagaaacattCAAGATCAGACCTGATCTCAAGATTAATACCACACTCCGAGAAGTTGTAGATCACTATAGAAAGAAAAGTCCTGAGAAAAAACCTGAAGTTCTGAAAAAACCTGAAGTTCTGTGTGACTTCTGTGAGGAAAGAAAGCTGAAAGCCCTGAAGTCGTGTCTGGTGTGTCAGAGCTCTTACTGTGAAACTCACCTGGAGCCTCATTTGAAAGTGGCAGGTTTAAAGAAACACAGACTGATCAATCCTGTGAGGAATCTGGAGGACTATATATGTCAGAAACATGAGAGACCTCTGGAGCTGTTCTGTAGAGATGATCAgacgtgtgtgtgtctgttctgCACCGAAGGACTTCACAAGAACCACAACACTGTTCCTGTagaagaggagagtgaagagaAGAAG ACTCAACTGATGAAGACACAGAAAGACGTGCAGCAGATGATCCAGGACAGAATCAAGAAGATTCAAGACGTCAAACACTCAGCAGAAGTCAGAAAA AGAAACACAGAGAAGGAGAAAGCTCTCCGTGTCGAGCTCTTCACTGAtctcatccgctccattgagagatgTCAGACTGAACTGCTGGAGATGATGGAGGAGCAGCAGAAAGCAGCAGAGAAACAGGAGGAAGAGCTCATTGAAGagctggagcaggagatcactgagctaaagatgagaaacactgagctggagcagctctCACACACTGAAGATCACCTCCACCTCCTACAG ATTTACTCATCCCTGTGCAGCTCTAGAAACACCAGGAACTGGTCTGAGATCAGTGTGAAGACTGATGAGAGTCTGGAGACTGTGAGGAGAGCTCTGACTCAACTGCAGGACACTCTACAGGAGAAACTCACACTAACTG ATCTGAAGAGGATGCAGCAGTATGAAG TGGATGTGACTCTGGATCCTGATACAGCTCATCCTGAACTCATCCTGTCTGATGATGGAAAACAAGTGAGACATGGAGACATTAGACAGAAACTCCCAGACAAACCAGAGAGATTTGATAGATATTTAATTGTCCTGGGAAAGGAGGGATTCTCCTCAGGGAGATTTTATTTTGAGGTGCAGGTGAAGGAAAAGACTGCCTGGACTTTAGGAGTGGCCAGAGAATCAGTGGACAGGAAGGGAGAGTTTAAACTGAGTCCCAGTGATGGATTCTGGACTGTGGCTCTGAGGAATGAGAATGAATATTTGGCCTGTGATGATTCTCCTGTCTCTCTGTGTCTGAGCGTGAAGCCGCAGCGGGTCGGTGTGTTTGTGGATTATGAGGAGGGTCTGGTCTCCTTTTATGATGTGGAGTCCAGCTCTCATATCTACTCTTTCACTGGTCAGTCTTTAACTGAAAAACTCTATCCATTTTTTAGCCCAGAACCTAATGTTGGAGGTAAAAACTCAACTCCACTGATCATCACACCTGTCAATCACAATAAATGA
- the LOC125276124 gene encoding E3 ubiquitin-protein ligase TRIM39-like isoform X1, which translates to MSSSSGPLTEELQCSICLDVFTDPVTTPCGHNFCKTCLNKCWDNSQTCNCPNCKETFKIRPDLKINTTLREVVDHYRKKSPEKKPEVLKKPEVLCDFCEERKLKALKSCLVCQSSYCETHLEPHLKVAGLKKHRLINPVRNLEDYICQKHERPLELFCRDDQTCVCLFCTEGLHKNHNTVPVEEESEEKKTQLMKTQKDVQQMIQDRIKKIQDVKHSAEVRKRNTEKEKALRVELFTDLIRSIERCQTELLEMMEEQQKAAEKQEEELIEELEQEITELKMRNTELEQLSHTEDHLHLLQIYSSLCSSRNTRNWSEISVKTDESLETVRRALTQLQDTLQEKLTLTVSTDLKRMQQYEVDVTLDPDTAHPELILSDDGKQVRHGDIRQKLPDKPERFDRYLIVLGKEGFSSGRFYFEVQVKEKTAWTLGVARESVDRKGEFKLSPSDGFWTVALRNENEYLACDDSPVSLCLSVKPQRVGVFVDYEEGLVSFYDVESSSHIYSFTGQSLTEKLYPFFSPEPNVGGKNSTPLIITPVNHNK; encoded by the exons ATGTCATCCTCCAGCGGTCCACTGACGGAGGAGCTTCAGTGCTCGATATGTCTGGACGTGTTCACTGATCCAGTCACCACTCCATGTGGACATAACTTCTGCAAGACCTGTCTGAATAAGTGCTGGGACAACAGCCAGACCTGCAACTGTCCaaattgtaaagaaacattCAAGATCAGACCTGATCTCAAGATTAATACCACACTCCGAGAAGTTGTAGATCACTATAGAAAGAAAAGTCCTGAGAAAAAACCTGAAGTTCTGAAAAAACCTGAAGTTCTGTGTGACTTCTGTGAGGAAAGAAAGCTGAAAGCCCTGAAGTCGTGTCTGGTGTGTCAGAGCTCTTACTGTGAAACTCACCTGGAGCCTCATTTGAAAGTGGCAGGTTTAAAGAAACACAGACTGATCAATCCTGTGAGGAATCTGGAGGACTATATATGTCAGAAACATGAGAGACCTCTGGAGCTGTTCTGTAGAGATGATCAgacgtgtgtgtgtctgttctgCACCGAAGGACTTCACAAGAACCACAACACTGTTCCTGTagaagaggagagtgaagagaAGAAG ACTCAACTGATGAAGACACAGAAAGACGTGCAGCAGATGATCCAGGACAGAATCAAGAAGATTCAAGACGTCAAACACTCAGCAGAAGTCAGAAAA AGAAACACAGAGAAGGAGAAAGCTCTCCGTGTCGAGCTCTTCACTGAtctcatccgctccattgagagatgTCAGACTGAACTGCTGGAGATGATGGAGGAGCAGCAGAAAGCAGCAGAGAAACAGGAGGAAGAGCTCATTGAAGagctggagcaggagatcactgagctaaagatgagaaacactgagctggagcagctctCACACACTGAAGATCACCTCCACCTCCTACAG ATTTACTCATCCCTGTGCAGCTCTAGAAACACCAGGAACTGGTCTGAGATCAGTGTGAAGACTGATGAGAGTCTGGAGACTGTGAGGAGAGCTCTGACTCAACTGCAGGACACTCTACAGGAGAAACTCACACTAACTG TCTCTACAGATCTGAAGAGGATGCAGCAGTATGAAG TGGATGTGACTCTGGATCCTGATACAGCTCATCCTGAACTCATCCTGTCTGATGATGGAAAACAAGTGAGACATGGAGACATTAGACAGAAACTCCCAGACAAACCAGAGAGATTTGATAGATATTTAATTGTCCTGGGAAAGGAGGGATTCTCCTCAGGGAGATTTTATTTTGAGGTGCAGGTGAAGGAAAAGACTGCCTGGACTTTAGGAGTGGCCAGAGAATCAGTGGACAGGAAGGGAGAGTTTAAACTGAGTCCCAGTGATGGATTCTGGACTGTGGCTCTGAGGAATGAGAATGAATATTTGGCCTGTGATGATTCTCCTGTCTCTCTGTGTCTGAGCGTGAAGCCGCAGCGGGTCGGTGTGTTTGTGGATTATGAGGAGGGTCTGGTCTCCTTTTATGATGTGGAGTCCAGCTCTCATATCTACTCTTTCACTGGTCAGTCTTTAACTGAAAAACTCTATCCATTTTTTAGCCCAGAACCTAATGTTGGAGGTAAAAACTCAACTCCACTGATCATCACACCTGTCAATCACAATAAATGA